The following is a genomic window from Bacteroidales bacterium.
ATTTGTAATAGTTTCCATAAGTATTGTTTAGATAATAAAATGTGTGGCGTAAATGTAGAAAATTTAATAATTGAAAATCCAGAAATTGAACAGTTATCTTAAACTAAACTTCGGTATGATTGTTGATATGTTTAATATGAGCATAAAATTTTTGGTTTTATACTAACATTTTGGCTTATTTTGCAAAAGATTTAAATAACATTTTAGTTAATTAATTATATGAAAAAGAGTTTATTAGTTTCACTTTTATTACTGGCTGTAATTACAGTCAAATCACAGACTGCCAATTCAGATGTTAAATGGCTGACAATTCAGGAGGCTGAAAAACTTAACAAGACTGCTCCCCGTCCTTTCTTTATAGATACATATACTGACTGGTGCGGATGGTGTAAAAAGATGGATAAAGAGACATTTACCAATCCTGTTATTTCAGATATTCTTAATAAGAAATTCTATCCTGTAAAATTCGATGCGGAAGGAAGTGAGAGCGTTACATTCCTTGGTCAGACTTTTATAAATGACGGAAAAGCAGGAAAAGCTCATCAGCTTGCTGTTGCTTTATTACAGGGTCAGTTGTCCTACCCGACTGTTGTATTCCTGACCACCCAGAAAGACGGAAAACTGGGCGTCTCGCCTGTACCGGGTTTCAAGGAGCCAAAAGAGATGGAGATGCTTCTCAGCTTTTTTGCTGACAAGGCATATGAAACTTCAACATGGGAAGCGTTTCAGAAGAGTTTTCAGGGGAAGGTGAAGTAGCACAGGGCACAGGGCACAGGGCACGGGACTCAGGGCAATAGCGTAGAGCGTAGAGCGTAAAGCGTATGGACTTAAGAGAAACTATTTACCAATAATATAGTTTGCAGGAAGCTGGACTATATTTCCGAATTGATAGATAAGTTTTCTTGAATTGTAGAGTACTTCTGTACCAATACTGATTTTAATATTAGCAACATCGGGAACTCTGTAAAATAGTTTATCGTAAACAGTCCCCTCTGAATCTGATTCTGGTTCAGGTTTGGTAATAAAAGTAATTTCTTTGCTTTTCTTTTCCGGAACAAATTCAATAACAACCGGTTTGCCGCCTTTGGAGTTTTCAGCCAATGGTCCTGTTATCTCCGATAACTGGAACAGTATAACCTGCTTTCCAATCATATCTTTTGAAGGAATTACCTGACTGGTAAATGTCCGTTTTTCAATAATAGTCTTTCCTGCAAAAAGTTCAGTATACTCCTTTTCAATACGGTTCATTTCGTTAATAGAAGCATCATTCTGTGGAAACACATTAGCTTCACCTGTCAGAATCAGATGCTTACCATCCCTCATTTCCATCAGCCTTTTTGCTGCTTTCTCAGCGAGTTGCTCGGTAGTGAGTTTCTTTTTCTTCTCAACAATGTATGGGATCCTTATAAACGTTGAATCAATCGAAACACGTTTATAGGCAGTATCGCGTTGCATTAGGTAGTATTCGTCTGAACCAAGATCGAACGATATAAACTGGTCAGTTCCATTTTTATCCAGTCCGGGTTCAAAGCCTGATGAAAAACCAACTGAGTTAAGATCAAGAATAAGCCCTTCATTCTTAAGTTTCAGGGCATTGGTATGTAACAGCGAATTACTTTCGATCACATATAACTCTGAAGGGTCCAGCTCCTCATTTGTTTTAACGGTAATCCCGCTAACCGCCCACGATTCATTTTCCTTAGTTATCACCTTATCAAGTCCAAGCAGATCTCCTGCAAATTTTGCATATGGTCCGGGAATTTCGATTGTTCTGTCCATTTCAACAATCACCGTAAAAACTGATCTCGGAAGGCCGTAAACAACACTTCCCTCTTTTACTGAGTTAGCCTCCGAGAGAGAAGATACCGAGACCTGCTGATTATCAAGCTTTCTTACAGGAAAGCAGGAAGAGATCATAATAATACCGCAGATCAGGAATGATATTTTTTGAATTGGTTTCATAGTATCTAAGTTCAAAGTTCAAAGTTCAAAGTTCAAAGTTCAAAGTTCAAAATGCAAAGTTAAAAATCAGATTCGTATTATGCCGTAACGCCTTTACGCCGTTGTGCCATTACACCTTTACGCCATTGCTCCGTATCTTATTAAACGCCTTTCCTATACAATTAATTATATCTGATGCAATAATTGATTCATAACACGATTCTTCCGCTGCAATATCACCTGCCAGACCATGAAGGTAAACGCCGGTTATTGCAGCATTTTCCGGAGAATAGCCCTGTGAAAGCAAAGATAGGATAATTCCAGTTAGAACATCTCCGCTGCCACCTGTAGCCATACCAGGATTACCGGTGCTATTAAAAAATACTTCACCGGATGGTATCGTTATCGTTGAATGAGCACCTTTCAATAACACTATACAGTTATACTTTTCTGAAAAAGCTATCTGCTTCTGAAGCCTCTCATAACTATTTTTTGTTTTACCAATTAGCCGTTCAAACTCTTTTGGATGAGGTGTAAGTATTGTACTGGAGGGCAATAATTGCAACAGATCAATATTTAACGAAATGATATTCAATGCATCAGCATCAATCACGAGTGGCTTTTTACACTCTGCCAAAAAAGATTTTAAGGCAAGCTGAGTTTCTTCATCAGTCCCTATACCCGGACCAATCCCAACAGCAGTAAAATTTTCAAGAGGGCCGATTCCAGAAATGATTTTTTCTGATCTGTCGTTTATAACCATTGCTTCAGATACAGATGACTGAATAATCAGATTCCCTCCTGATGGTATATGACAAGTAATTAGACCTGCTCCGCTTCTCAAAGCTGCCCATGCCCCAAGCACTGCAGCGCCCATCTTTCCTTCTGATCCTGCGATTAGTAATCCATGTCCGTAAGTACCTTTATGATCAAACTTGTTTCTGCTCTTTAATAATGGTAAGATATCGCTGCATAAAAGTAGTCTGTAAGGTGAGACAGTCGTCTGAATGGCTTTTTCATCCAGTCCGATTGGCAGAACTATCCACTCTCCCGCAAACTCAGCATTCTCAGGAAACATAAAGGATAGTTTCGGGAACTGAAATGTGAGGGTATAATCAGCTCTTATTATGCCGGTATCTGAATTATTTGTATTGTCCTCACCAAATAGTCCGGATGGCAGGTCGATTGAGATAACGAGCGAATCTGTTTTATTTATCATCGAAATTACCTCAGCCGGCAATCCGGTTACAGGCCTTGTCAAACCTGAACCAAAGATTGCATCTATAATAATATCACCTGATCTTAAGAAGGGTAATTGACTGATATCTTTTATAGTATTGATTGTAACATTTGTTACATTTTGAAGACGATCGAGATTCAGTCTGCAATCATCGGAGATTTTATCAGACACACTAATGAACTGAACATCTGCCATATAACCGTTACTTCCAAGCATTCTGGCTAAAGCCAGTCCATCACCCCCATTATTACCTGTACCTGCAAAAATCACAAAATGTTCAGAAATACCATACCTGCCGGTTATCCAGTTAAACAGCTGTGCTGAAGCCCTCTCCATGAGATCAATTGAAGCAATTGGTTCATGACTGATTGTATATGAATCTATTTCTTTTATCTGTTCACATGAAACTATTTTCATCAGGTGTTTATTTGTTTACAAATTTAATATATTTGTTTGAGGACAATACCATTGTTTTTTATCATGTTTGCCTGGCAAGAAGGATAGTGAACAGGAATTGTGAGTATGAATTAATTACTAATATAAAAATAACTAATATGTTAAAAAATCATCCTAAGGGACTGCTTGTAGCCTTCTTCTCAAATATGGGTGAAAGGTTTGGCTTTTACACAATGATGGCTATCCTGGTGCTGTTTCTTCAGGCCAAGTATGGCCTCCCAGCTGAAGAAGCAGGCGAAATCTATAGCTGGTTTTATTTCAGTATATACGCTCTTGCACTTGTAGGAGGTATTCTTGCTGATTCAACAAAAAAATACAAAACAGTTATTCTTTTCGGTATAATAATCATGTTTGGAGGATATCTCCTTATGGCGCTGCCCGGAATGCCTCTGATGTTTACCATTCTTGCACTATTCACAATAGCTTTTGGTAATGGTTTATTCAAAGGAAACCTACAGGCTGTAGTCGGGCAGATGTATGATGATCCGAAGTACTCAAAACTTCGCGACTCTGCGTTTATGATTTTCTATATGGGAATAAATATCGGCGCTTTTTTTGCCCCGTTTGCCGCTTCGGCAATGAGGAACTGGTGGCTTAAAACAAATGGATTTTCCCATGATGGATCTCTGCCTTCACTTTGCCATCAGTTTAACAATGGCACACTTAACGAC
Proteins encoded in this region:
- a CDS encoding DUF255 domain-containing protein → MKKSLLVSLLLLAVITVKSQTANSDVKWLTIQEAEKLNKTAPRPFFIDTYTDWCGWCKKMDKETFTNPVISDILNKKFYPVKFDAEGSESVTFLGQTFINDGKAGKAHQLAVALLQGQLSYPTVVFLTTQKDGKLGVSPVPGFKEPKEMEMLLSFFADKAYETSTWEAFQKSFQGKVK
- a CDS encoding DUF4831 family protein, whose product is MKPIQKISFLICGIIMISSCFPVRKLDNQQVSVSSLSEANSVKEGSVVYGLPRSVFTVIVEMDRTIEIPGPYAKFAGDLLGLDKVITKENESWAVSGITVKTNEELDPSELYVIESNSLLHTNALKLKNEGLILDLNSVGFSSGFEPGLDKNGTDQFISFDLGSDEYYLMQRDTAYKRVSIDSTFIRIPYIVEKKKKLTTEQLAEKAAKRLMEMRDGKHLILTGEANVFPQNDASINEMNRIEKEYTELFAGKTIIEKRTFTSQVIPSKDMIGKQVILFQLSEITGPLAENSKGGKPVVIEFVPEKKSKEITFITKPEPESDSEGTVYDKLFYRVPDVANIKISIGTEVLYNSRKLIYQFGNIVQLPANYIIGK
- a CDS encoding NAD(P)H-hydrate dehydratase, which translates into the protein MKIVSCEQIKEIDSYTISHEPIASIDLMERASAQLFNWITGRYGISEHFVIFAGTGNNGGDGLALARMLGSNGYMADVQFISVSDKISDDCRLNLDRLQNVTNVTINTIKDISQLPFLRSGDIIIDAIFGSGLTRPVTGLPAEVISMINKTDSLVISIDLPSGLFGEDNTNNSDTGIIRADYTLTFQFPKLSFMFPENAEFAGEWIVLPIGLDEKAIQTTVSPYRLLLCSDILPLLKSRNKFDHKGTYGHGLLIAGSEGKMGAAVLGAWAALRSGAGLITCHIPSGGNLIIQSSVSEAMVINDRSEKIISGIGPLENFTAVGIGPGIGTDEETQLALKSFLAECKKPLVIDADALNIISLNIDLLQLLPSSTILTPHPKEFERLIGKTKNSYERLQKQIAFSEKYNCIVLLKGAHSTITIPSGEVFFNSTGNPGMATGGSGDVLTGIILSLLSQGYSPENAAITGVYLHGLAGDIAAEESCYESIIASDIINCIGKAFNKIRSNGVKV